Below is a window of Flavobacterium sp. N2820 DNA.
ATCTCATCTTTTTGAAAGCTTTGCATCATTTTGAATGTTAATGAAAGTAGCAAAACAAGTATTCCAACAGATATAAAAAATGTTTTTTTTCTAAGTCCAAATATCTTGTCTTCCTGTTCAACTTCAATTTCAGAAAGTACTTTTTTTATGGGTGGTGGCGTTGAAATTGGTTTTATTGGAGGTGGAACTGAAATAAAAAGTGACTTTAATTCCTCTATTTCATCCGCATTTTTCCAATCGTCTAATCCTTCAAACCAAACTTTAGTAGTTCGTGTTATTTTTTTTGATTTTAATTCCTCTAAATTAAAAGGTCCTTGTTGTTCGTCGTCAATGAATAAGAAAAAGGTTTTCATCGTTATTTATATTTTTATTAAACTTCCTTTGGATTATTTTATACTTGCATTGATAACATCCCAACCTAAAGTACTAACATTGCTGTAAGCTTTCACCTTTAGTTTAAACTCTTGTTTGCTATTAGGTGGATAAAATTCATAAAGGGTATAATCTTCAGAACCAATTAGCGTGTTGGTCTTACTATAAAAATTCACTCTAACAGTTACATCTTTATAGGTGGTTACCGTTGCAGTATTAGTAATAACGCCGTTGATTTTTACTTTATCACCTATAAAATTACTAGTGTAAGTTCCATCTGCTTGTAAATAGTTCAATGGACTGGCTGCTTCAATTTCTTGAATAGTCATGACACTTTCTTGATAAGTTGATGTTGAAGATTTTTTTGAATCTAAAATATTGACAACAAGCGATAATAGAATTAAAATTAAAAAAACAATCCCAATAATTTTAAAGATTTTATATAACGAAGAATGCGTTTTTATATTAACAGTTACGTCTTGTTTTTTATTTTTAGTTGTGGTCTTTTTTATTGGCGGTGGCAAAACTGGAAACAGCATTTTCAATTCTTCTACAGTTCCAGCTTCTCTCCAATCTTCCATGCCTTCACACCATACTTGCGTAGTACGCGTAATATTTTTTTGTTTTAATTCTTCAATAGAGAATGGTCCAATAGTGTCTGTACCATCATGTAAGTAATATTTATTCATTTTTTTGTTTTTATTTTAGGCAATTTCACCTGATTTTACCCAGGTTAAAAGCGTTTCAATTAAGTGTTGGCTTACGGAGTATTTTTGCATGATTAATATTTTCTATCTCTTATTTTTTAATTGCCAAATTTTCAATTTACCATTTTTTTCTTTTTTTGAACCAAGAATTCTTCTGAATAAGAGTAAATAGAATTGATTATTTTCAACAGTATCTAAAAGATCAATTGTTTCAAGATTTTCTGTTAGATTAATAAATGGACTTCCCAAAGAAATTAGTCTTGCATTCAATTTATCTAAGGGTAGAGATTTAGTGTAGTATTTATTAAATAGAGCAACTTTAGTACTAATTAAATTATTTGAAGAGAGTAAAGAATTAAGTAAAGTTTCACTTATTGAAATATTTACTTGGTTTAATAGAAATTTACAAATAAACGATTGTAGATTTCGATCTTCAATAATTAAATTTTCATCTATAGTTTTAATGACATCTAATTTATTTCCTTCACTAAAAACCTTTGAATTCATTATATCCAACACAATTGTACTTGTAAAAGGTAACTCTTCAATTGACTCAAAAAAATCATCCTTATTCAATTCAGAATAAATTAAAATTAATTGTTCATGAATATTTTTAATATCTGTAAAGTTCTCTACTGAAAAAGGAATGACATTGTTTTTAATTAAAATTTCAACTTTGTTTTTTTCAACACCCTCTACTTCAGAAAAATTATAATGATACGGTATTTTTGTAGCAAGGGAACTATAGCTTTCAATATCAATACTGCTATGTATTAGTTTTGTTATAAATTGAGTTTTAATTCTATCATCTTCTTCTTCGATTATTTCTTTTGAAAGGATATCAAATATTTCTTTCCGGTTTAAATACTCTACTAGTACATTGTCAATTTCATTAAATTCTTTAAAATAATCAATTATATTTTGCCATGAAACGATTAATTTATTGTTATTAAAAAATATTGGCCATAAATTTTTCTCTTTTACATGTATAAGTTTATTGATTAATGTATTATTCTTTTCAATTAATTGAATTTCCAATTCCTCAGAAACAACTAATTCATTCAAAATTTTTAAAACACTTTGTTCAGACTCATTTAAATTATTTTCAAACTCAAATAATACACATTCAAGATAATATTCTATTTCATAATCAATATAAGAATTTAATCTTGTACAGCCAGAATTCGAAATCAATGTATAATTTTTTAAATTTAATTCCTTTAAATCAACATCATTAGTTTTGAAAGCAGAAATCATTAATTTAATCATATCGAAATTAATTTCATAAAGATTATTTTCATAGATGAACTTTAATAATTGAACATGTTTGTCGTCAAAAATTAGTCTATCAAACTGAACTTTTTCATCCTTAAGAAACTGTTCTACTTTAGTTTTATTATCATCCTCAAAATAAATTGATGCTAATGATTCAGAATAATTTAAAAAATAAAATATTGATTTGTTTTTATTTAATTCCTTAATTTTTGAAACGGGGATATTTTTAAATAACAACCTTAAATATGATGATTTTTTGTCAATCGAATATTCTGTTGAATTTTCTAAATAATTAAAAATATTAGTCCATGTATTTGATACATGTCTAATAAAAATATTTTTATTTGTATCATTAGTGTATTGCAAATATTCATCAATAAATAAAATTGAATTCTCCGTTTCATTTTTTAAAACATTCATAATTTTGATTATTTCAACCGATTTATTACTCTCAATGAGATAATCCATCAATGAAAAATTTAATATCTCTTGTCTGTAAAAATAGGCATCATCAATTTTATTCAATATACTATTAAACTCATTTAGTTTTATATCAAATGGTAACTGTTTCGAGTTAAAACTTAATAAGAAATCTCTATCTTCTTTAGATAAATTCCCATCTTGTCTTGAAATATAATGTTCATAATCTTCATCTATATATCCAACTTTGACTAAAAAATTAATTAAATCATAGTTCTTTACCTTATTCTCATTTTCATCACCCTCTAATGTTTTCTCATAATCTAATTGTAGCTGTTTAAAATAATTTATACTTTCAAATTCATTAAGTAGTTCTGATAGTTTTTTTGAATTTATTGACTTGATTTTATTTTGGTTTATTTCTACTTTAATTCTAAGTTCTTCAATATTATTTGAAGCTTTGTTAGTAATTCTTTCAAGTCTCTGTGAGTAATTAATAGAAGGATTAACAGCCTTTTCAATTTCATTGAAAGATAATTGTATTGAATGACTATTTGAACTATACCAATCATAATATATGTGATTATTTTTAGTGAAAATTTTAAAATTTTCTTCTTGCACTAAATCAGATGGATTGATTTTTTTTGAGTTTAATGTTACATTAATAACACCATGACCATTTCTTTGATTTACAATTTCAAGAAACTTTGCTACATATAGCATTCGTAATTCTTTAGTATTAGTTAAAATTTCTTTGTTTAATAAATCAATTAATCCTTCAAAAGTGTTTATTTCTTGCTCAATTTTTTTTATTGTATCGTCTATTAGTTTAATCTTATTTTTTAACAATTGGTAAACATACCCCTTTCGATTATTTAATAAATCAAATTCTGTTGGTTCTACGTTTTTGTATACCATCATTGCAAATAGTTTTTTCTCATCTACATTTTCATTAAGAATGTTTTTATAAACTTTATATTCATTTGCAATAGAAATTATAACTCTCATGTCACTTAAATAAAGTGACACTTTTTCTATAAAATTTTTGAATTCTCTCTTTTCATTTATGTTTTCAATTGATTCAATTTCATTATTAAATCTTCTAATAAGTTCTATTGCAGAATTTGTATAGTTTATGATGGGAACGACTGGTAATATGAAATCGAAGAATTTAGTACGCTCATTTTGTGTAAAAATATCGTCAATTACGGCATATACAAAAGTCACTTTACCTTTTTCTCTAATTGGCTCGTAATTATTAATCAGAAAATTAATTTCTCGAAGTTTTATATAAATTTCTGTATTATTAAATCTATCTAAATCTTCAAAAAAAACTACATCAATTGGATTTCTTTCAAAAAAATATAAAATTTCATCAATCTCATTTTCAAAATTTATTGTTGCTTTTTCATGTTTACTTTCTAATTCTGCTTCATTAATCTTAAATTTTGTCATCTTAAAATTGATGAAAAAATCATATACTTTATATACAATAAAGATTAGACCCGCAAATGAAACTATACTATAAACTCCATTAAAGAAAGAAGAATAAAAATCTAATCCTAAAGCAAAAATTAAAGAATCTAAAATATTATTATTAGTAAAATATAAAATTGAAATTAACCAACAGAAAAATAAAAATGCGTTTAAAGCAATATACTTATGATTTACAATTCTTTTAAATCTTGATTCTGGAACTTTATCAGGATGAACTTTATAAAAGAGTTGTTTTAATATACAATATTCTAATTTTGATGTAATTTTTTCATCTTTGACAAATTTATCATCAAAAGTTGCTAAAGATATATCTATATAACTAAGTGGATATATGTGTTTAAAAGTTTTTATAATTGATGTTTTCCCTGAACCATAAGGACCAGATAAGGCAATATTAAAAATATTACTATCTCCAATTGCTTCTTTAAGTAAAATAGAATGTTTATCTTGTTCTTCGTTCAAAATCTTTGCAGAAAAACCTTCTATAGTCCTTTCGGAAAGGCTAATTGATTTTTTCTTTGCTAAATCATTTAATTTCAATATTATAATATTGTCAATTAAGAAATCATATACATCAGATTTAAATTTCTTCAGTTTGATTATTATTTTTTCAGTCATAGCTTTATTTTTATAAAAGAAATCAACTATTCTCTACAATTCTTATGTCCTCTTCACTCAAACCATAAAATTTATAAACCATTTAGTCTATTTATTATTTTTTTTAACAATTTGAGCATTTTTGCTTTATTCTATTAATTACATTTTATTTCTTCCCTTTCTTCTCCTTCACAAACAACCCAGATGTATATTTCTCATACAACTCAAATAAAAACTCCATGCGTTTGGCTTCGCTGGTGAAGGCTTGTTTGCTGTAGGCAGCATCAACGGCTTTATCTAGTTCGTTGTGGGCTTTTACTAAAGCTGGCGGCATGGTTAACGGATTGTATAAATCTGCTAATGAACTAGTAGGAAAAGAAGCTCTTAAATCTAAAACATTTTGTGCTTTTTCCTCAATAGTTTTTATTTGTTTTTCAGATGGATTTTCTGGCCAAGGATAGTTGTTGTAAACTATAGAATTTGAATACCTATAATCGCTCTTTAATCTACCACATAAATTACGAACCCAAGTCATATGCATTTCTGAAGTTAATAATCCAAAATGGAACAATTTTGCATTTGGAATAATTAAACATAAATTACTAGCAATAATATTTGAAGGCATAAACCCAATTGGGATATATTTTCTCCTTTCAGAAGAAACACTTGGAATAATAATATATTCACTTTCATTATGTGAAACAAATGCGAATTGAGAGGGTCTGTTTGCCAATTCTCTTGTTTCCTTTCTTGTGCTGCTTTCTCTAAATTTTTTTACACTTTTTAATCTTTCAGAAATGAAATCTGATTTTCGTAAGTCGTTAGGCTCTGCATCTTTTAGCCAAAGACAATATCTTGGTATATTATTTATAAACTCTATACTTCCTACATATTTTCTAATGTATTTAGAAATATTTAAGTCTTGTTTTTTTGCTATATTTCTTTCTTCTTCAGTAAGTAACAAAAATCCTCCATCAATAGGTTGATTTCCAAACTTTATGTTTGGAACAGAACAAATTGGAGTTGTTCTCTTTTCAATTAAAACATCTTTAGCATCGACTAAATATTGATTAATGTTTTTTGCTTTTATTTCATGAGCTTCGCCTTTTATATCTTCGTATTCAAATATTCTTTTATTTATTGAATCATAATTTGCGAAACCAACAATAACACAATATACTGCTGCATTACCTTTTGCTTCATTGCTCCATTTAAAAGTTCGATGTGCAAAGTGAATTTTAATTCCATATTTAATTAACATCTGTCCCCATAAAATACTAGTTTGTTCACCTTGAACAATCGAATTAGTAGAAACAAACGCTGTTTTTATTTTTGTATTTTGAATGTATTTAGCAGCTTTTAAATACCATCCCGAAACATAATCTAAAACTCCACAACCTTTACTGTTATCAAACTCTTTAATAATTTGATTTCTTTGGAATTGGCTCATAATTTTTGAACCAATGAATGGTGGATTTCCAATAATGTATGAAAGTTGATTTTTAGCTACAACATCTTCCCAGTTTACTTCCAAAGCGTCACCATGCACAATTTTTGCCGATTTTTTTAATGGCAAACGTGCAAAGTATTGTCCAAATTCATTACTAATTTGCATGTTCATTTGGTGGTCAATTAACCACATGGCTACTTCGGCAATACGTGCTGGAAATTCTTCGTATTCAATGCCGTACATCATATCGACGTTCAGCCAAATAATACTTTCTATTTCAGTTACATATTGGTTTTTATATTGTGCTCTTAAAATCTCTAATTCCAACAAACGTAATTCACGATAAGTAATTACTAAGAAGTTACCGCAACCACAAGCAGGGTCTAAGAATTTGAGTTGGCTAATTTTTTTATGGAACTCAGGTAATTTGTTTTTGTTTCCTTTGATGCTTTCAAATTCCGCCCACAATTCATCTAAAAATAATGGCTTTATTAATTTTAAGATATTGCTTTCACTGGTGTAATGTGCTCCTAAGTTTCTTCGTTCTTTTGGATTCATTACACTTTGAAACATGGAACCAAAAATAGCCGGAGAAATTTTACTCCAATCGATGTAACAACAATCTAATAAAGCTTGGCGCATTTTACTATCAAAACTTGCCATAGGCAAAATTTCTTCAAACAGTTTTCCATTCACATACGGAAAGTCGTTTAATTGCTCGTCCAAGTTTTTGAATCGTTTGTCTTTAGCAGTATTTAACACCTGGAACAATTCTTGAATTTTGGAAGCTAAATCACTTCCATCTTCAGCGGTTCTATGTTCTATGTAATCTTGAAATTGTTGTTTATCAAAAATAGTAGTGTCTTCCGCAAACAAACAGAATAAAATTCGAACTAAATATACTTCTAACGGATGTCCTTCATACCCAATTTCTTCTAATCGGTCGTGCAATTTCCCCATTAATTCCGCTGCTTTGATGTTGGCAGGGTCTTGTTCCTTATATGTTTTCTTTTGATAGCCTAAAAGATAGCCGAAGCTTTGCACATTTAGTACTAATTCGTCTAAAGTAAAGGATAAAGTCGTTTGTTCTTCGGTATCGTATAATCTGAATATATGGAAATCACATACCAAAACGTATTTTGGGAGTTCATTTTGTTTTAAACCATGCGTATAATCAATCGCTTGTTGAAATGCTTTGTCAAGGTT
It encodes the following:
- a CDS encoding DUF4339 domain-containing protein; its protein translation is MNKYYLHDGTDTIGPFSIEELKQKNITRTTQVWCEGMEDWREAGTVEELKMLFPVLPPPIKKTTTKNKKQDVTVNIKTHSSLYKIFKIIGIVFLILILLSLVVNILDSKKSSTSTYQESVMTIQEIEAASPLNYLQADGTYTSNFIGDKVKINGVITNTATVTTYKDVTVRVNFYSKTNTLIGSEDYTLYEFYPPNSKQEFKLKVKAYSNVSTLGWDVINASIK
- a CDS encoding class I SAM-dependent DNA methyltransferase, translated to MALSWNEIKDRAVKFSKEWKDTTNEEADAKPFLDAFFDVFGITRKKIGTFEHRVKKLSDADGYIDLLWKGTILVEMKSRGKNLDKAFQQAIDYTHGLKQNELPKYVLVCDFHIFRLYDTEEQTTLSFTLDELVLNVQSFGYLLGYQKKTYKEQDPANIKAAELMGKLHDRLEEIGYEGHPLEVYLVRILFCLFAEDTTIFDKQQFQDYIEHRTAEDGSDLASKIQELFQVLNTAKDKRFKNLDEQLNDFPYVNGKLFEEILPMASFDSKMRQALLDCCYIDWSKISPAIFGSMFQSVMNPKERRNLGAHYTSESNILKLIKPLFLDELWAEFESIKGNKNKLPEFHKKISQLKFLDPACGCGNFLVITYRELRLLELEILRAQYKNQYVTEIESIIWLNVDMMYGIEYEEFPARIAEVAMWLIDHQMNMQISNEFGQYFARLPLKKSAKIVHGDALEVNWEDVVAKNQLSYIIGNPPFIGSKIMSQFQRNQIIKEFDNSKGCGVLDYVSGWYLKAAKYIQNTKIKTAFVSTNSIVQGEQTSILWGQMLIKYGIKIHFAHRTFKWSNEAKGNAAVYCVIVGFANYDSINKRIFEYEDIKGEAHEIKAKNINQYLVDAKDVLIEKRTTPICSVPNIKFGNQPIDGGFLLLTEEERNIAKKQDLNISKYIRKYVGSIEFINNIPRYCLWLKDAEPNDLRKSDFISERLKSVKKFRESSTRKETRELANRPSQFAFVSHNESEYIIIPSVSSERRKYIPIGFMPSNIIASNLCLIIPNAKLFHFGLLTSEMHMTWVRNLCGRLKSDYRYSNSIVYNNYPWPENPSEKQIKTIEEKAQNVLDLRASFPTSSLADLYNPLTMPPALVKAHNELDKAVDAAYSKQAFTSEAKRMEFLFELYEKYTSGLFVKEKKGKK